The following are encoded together in the Dyella terrae genome:
- the rpsI gene encoding 30S ribosomal protein S9 produces the protein MAIQQNYGTGRRKTSAARVFLRKGSGAITVNGKTLDQFFGRETSRMIVRQPLELIEATDKFDVNVTVAGGGITGQAGAIRLGIARALIEYDETLKSQLRKAGFVTRDAREVERKKVGLHKARRATQFSKR, from the coding sequence ATGGCGATCCAGCAGAACTACGGCACCGGCCGCCGCAAGACCTCCGCCGCTCGCGTGTTCCTGCGCAAGGGCAGTGGCGCGATCACGGTCAACGGCAAGACCCTCGACCAGTTCTTCGGTCGTGAAACGTCGCGCATGATCGTGCGTCAGCCGCTTGAGCTGATCGAAGCGACCGACAAGTTTGACGTCAACGTCACCGTTGCTGGTGGCGGCATCACCGGCCAGGCTGGTGCGATCCGTCTCGGTATCGCCCGCGCCCTGATCGAATACGACGAAACCCTGAAGTCCCAGCTCCGTAAGGCTGGCTTCGTGACTCGCGACGCCCGCGAAGTCGAGCGCAAGAAGGTCGGTCTGCACAAGGCCCGCCGCGCTACCCAGTTCTCGAAGCGCTAA
- a CDS encoding GYF domain-containing protein translates to MPNGEKIWIAQNGQKSGPFAEDEVRRWIAEGRFGPDTLAWHKGMPEWVPLSSLFPEEAASPTPPPPVPKAAASAPAVFVAEDRPGPTYSYDERAPAPSPSGASYASHDDDASETLSRRNLPAPPSLHWGLVFLFSILTLGIFTIVWPFIQANWVKKIDSDSKATTMLVAGLACLIVGEVISADSRRSGLGGLLSLAYYVLWYVSYFSMAGSIKRKLAEYHLPVEIGGVTLFFFTTFYLQGQLSWISRWKETGSSNPKPPKGAFYFLMLIPIFVIAMLAAIAIPAYQDYVKRAHEVELQRGE, encoded by the coding sequence ATGCCTAACGGCGAGAAGATATGGATAGCGCAGAATGGGCAGAAGAGCGGCCCTTTCGCTGAAGACGAGGTACGCCGCTGGATAGCCGAGGGGCGCTTCGGGCCCGATACGCTGGCCTGGCATAAAGGCATGCCTGAATGGGTGCCACTGTCCTCCCTGTTCCCGGAAGAAGCCGCTAGCCCGACGCCACCCCCGCCAGTACCCAAGGCAGCGGCAAGCGCTCCCGCTGTCTTTGTCGCGGAGGATCGCCCTGGCCCGACCTACAGCTACGACGAGCGTGCTCCGGCACCAAGCCCCTCTGGTGCCAGCTATGCATCGCACGACGACGATGCGTCCGAGACTCTGAGCCGTCGCAACCTTCCCGCACCGCCGTCCCTGCACTGGGGTCTGGTGTTTCTGTTCAGCATCCTTACGCTTGGGATCTTCACCATCGTCTGGCCATTTATCCAAGCGAACTGGGTGAAGAAGATCGACAGCGACAGCAAGGCCACCACCATGCTGGTCGCCGGCCTGGCCTGCCTCATCGTTGGTGAAGTGATATCGGCGGACAGCAGGAGATCGGGTCTCGGCGGCTTGCTCTCACTCGCCTACTACGTGCTCTGGTACGTCTCGTACTTTTCGATGGCTGGCTCCATCAAGCGCAAGCTCGCCGAATACCACCTGCCGGTGGAGATCGGTGGCGTCACGTTGTTCTTCTTCACCACGTTCTACCTGCAAGGCCAACTGAGCTGGATTTCGCGCTGGAAGGAGACCGGCTCGAGCAACCCGAAGCCGCCCAAAGGCGCGTTCTATTTCCTCATGCTGATTCCCATCTTCGTGATTGCGATGCTTGCTGCGATAGCGATTCCGGCTTATCAGGATTACGTGAAGCGGGCGCATGAGGTTGAGTTGCAGCGGGGGGAGTAA
- a CDS encoding MFS transporter, with the protein MLQSTAPEVDAAPKPTEERESSVLAPLTVPVFRQIWIANLFGNLGTWAQSVAVAWVITAAHASPIMVAMVQVASAMPLVVLSIATGVLADNYDKRKIMLVGQVVEMAGAIFLTALAFVGTLDPTLLILAVLWISLGSAITVPAWQSAVGEQVPHRMVSSAVLLNGVNYNVARAVGPALGGLLLSVLAPSWVFLVNTISYVGLIAALWYWQRELPVRTLPPERMGEGVVAAMRFTWNSTVTRLAMLRSFMFGFTASVIWALLPLVARERPDGSATLYGYMLGTLGLGAILGSVLVPLLRRLLGSSRLISAAAFTLAVMLLLLGYAGSLAVIMPALGVAGACWIAALTEYNANVQLLVPDWVKGRALALYQTALYAGLAIGSFLWGHLAETMGVSGAILSAAVTMGITAFLMYHSQFPQFDAGSVKPAMRPGDKRPVLAFDHERGDVVMAIEYVIAPEQAGEFMALADDLRHLRLRNGVRYWGLYRDVRRGEIWREVLLIESWLQHLRMLDRMTLADKALIDRARTLHQGSEPPKVTVSVAYDSMPSATDMT; encoded by the coding sequence ATGCTCCAGTCCACCGCGCCAGAGGTCGATGCCGCTCCCAAGCCAACGGAGGAGCGCGAGTCGAGTGTGCTGGCGCCGCTGACGGTGCCGGTGTTCCGGCAGATCTGGATCGCCAACCTGTTCGGCAACCTGGGCACGTGGGCGCAGTCGGTGGCGGTGGCCTGGGTGATTACGGCGGCGCACGCCAGCCCGATCATGGTGGCGATGGTGCAGGTGGCATCTGCGATGCCATTGGTGGTGCTGTCGATTGCCACGGGCGTACTGGCCGACAACTACGACAAGCGGAAGATCATGCTGGTCGGTCAGGTGGTGGAGATGGCGGGCGCTATCTTCCTTACGGCGCTGGCTTTCGTAGGCACGCTCGACCCGACCTTGCTGATACTCGCGGTGCTTTGGATCTCGCTGGGCAGTGCTATCACCGTGCCGGCATGGCAATCGGCCGTAGGCGAGCAGGTGCCACATCGCATGGTGAGTTCGGCGGTGCTGCTCAACGGCGTCAACTACAACGTGGCACGCGCGGTCGGGCCCGCACTGGGCGGTTTGCTGCTCAGTGTGCTGGCGCCCAGTTGGGTTTTCCTGGTCAACACCATCAGTTACGTCGGTCTGATCGCGGCGTTGTGGTACTGGCAGCGCGAGCTGCCCGTTCGCACCTTGCCGCCCGAGCGCATGGGCGAGGGCGTCGTCGCGGCCATGCGCTTCACGTGGAATTCCACCGTGACGCGCCTGGCGATGTTGCGTTCTTTCATGTTTGGCTTCACTGCGAGCGTGATCTGGGCTCTGCTGCCGCTGGTGGCGCGCGAACGACCGGACGGAAGTGCCACGCTCTATGGCTACATGCTGGGTACGCTGGGTTTGGGCGCGATCCTGGGTAGCGTGCTGGTACCGCTGTTGCGCCGGCTGCTGGGATCCAGTCGCCTGATCAGTGCTGCCGCTTTCACCCTGGCCGTCATGCTGCTGTTGCTGGGTTACGCCGGCTCGTTGGCAGTGATCATGCCGGCATTGGGCGTGGCTGGTGCATGTTGGATCGCTGCATTGACCGAGTACAACGCGAACGTGCAATTGCTGGTGCCGGACTGGGTGAAGGGGAGGGCGTTGGCGCTCTATCAGACCGCGCTTTATGCCGGCCTCGCCATTGGCTCGTTCCTGTGGGGACATCTGGCGGAGACCATGGGTGTGTCCGGTGCCATCCTATCGGCGGCGGTCACCATGGGCATCACCGCGTTCCTGATGTACCACTCGCAGTTTCCGCAGTTCGATGCGGGCAGCGTGAAGCCGGCGATGCGCCCAGGCGATAAGCGGCCGGTGCTCGCGTTCGATCACGAGCGCGGCGATGTGGTGATGGCGATCGAGTATGTGATCGCTCCGGAGCAGGCTGGTGAATTCATGGCGCTGGCCGATGACCTCAGGCATCTGCGATTACGCAATGGCGTGCGCTACTGGGGCTTGTATCGGGATGTGCGCAGGGGCGAGATCTGGCGTGAAGTGCTGTTGATCGAAAGCTGGTTGCAGCACTTGCGCATGCTCGATCGCATGACGCTGGCGGACAAGGCGTTGATCGATCGCGCACGCACGCTGCACCAGGGGTCGGAACCGCCCAAGGTCACGGTGAGCGTCGCCTACGATTCGATGCCGTCTGCGACCGATATGACGTAA
- the rpiA gene encoding ribose-5-phosphate isomerase RpiA produces the protein MSANEKRQAGEAAIRYVEDGAIVGVGTGSTVAFFIDALADLKDRIQGAVSSSDQSTAHLKRVGIPVLDLNATGRLTLYVDGADECDPHKRLIKGGGAALTREKIIAEASDKFVCIIDSGKQVPLLGKFPLPIEVIPMARSLIGREIVKRGGNPVWRDGVITDNGNWVIDVHGWQITDPVGLENDLNQIPGIVTVGLFARRAADVVLVGDKVM, from the coding sequence ATGAGCGCCAACGAAAAACGCCAGGCCGGCGAAGCCGCCATCCGCTACGTCGAAGATGGAGCCATTGTCGGCGTCGGCACCGGCTCTACCGTCGCCTTCTTCATCGATGCACTGGCCGACCTGAAGGATCGCATTCAAGGCGCGGTGTCCAGTTCCGACCAGTCGACCGCGCATCTGAAGCGCGTGGGCATCCCCGTGCTCGATCTCAATGCCACCGGCCGACTCACGCTCTACGTGGACGGTGCCGACGAATGCGATCCACACAAGCGCCTTATCAAGGGCGGCGGCGCTGCGCTCACGCGCGAGAAGATCATTGCCGAGGCCAGCGACAAGTTCGTCTGCATCATCGACTCGGGCAAGCAGGTCCCGCTGCTGGGCAAGTTCCCGCTGCCCATCGAAGTGATTCCGATGGCGCGCAGCTTGATCGGTAGGGAGATCGTCAAGCGCGGCGGCAACCCGGTGTGGCGCGACGGCGTGATCACCGATAACGGTAACTGGGTGATCGACGTGCACGGCTGGCAGATTACCGACCCGGTGGGCCTGGAGAACGACCTCAACCAGATCCCGGGCATCGTCACCGTGGGCCTGTTCGCGCGCCGCGCAGCGGATGTGGTGCTGGTGGGCGACAAAGTGATGTAA